A genome region from Sceloporus undulatus isolate JIND9_A2432 ecotype Alabama chromosome 1, SceUnd_v1.1, whole genome shotgun sequence includes the following:
- the RNASEH1 gene encoding ribonuclease H1 isoform X2, with protein sequence MEECNEQVHRYQYASFKKFKTEEEAWAFVNGGAPASSYSGTLAGDASHADTTHPDDSSLPVTEDDSGGSYRRQRNNSDWNHTTTSSSGYSAYKRPYEQPSENQSERKRVKYTDFPYENKEKFSYMGDYAVVYTDGCCSSNGRRKARAGTGVYWGPGHPLNSSERLPGRQTNQRAEIHAACKAVEQAKSQNIKKLVIYTDSKFTINGMTSWVPNWQANGWKTSTGKEVINKEDFERLAKLSEGMDIQWESVSWRDGSSQAEQLVDGDALAGVPILSWRCVGSLTCRTPFSSNSREC encoded by the exons AT GGAGGAATGTAACGAACAAGTTCACAGATACCAGTatgccagttttaaaaaatttaagacGGAAGAGGAGGCTTGGGCCTTTGTAAACGGTGGGGCACCAGCATCATCTTACTCAG GCACATTGGCAGGGGATGCAAGTCATGCAGATACAACGCATCCTGACGATTCATCATTGCCTGTTACAGAAG ATGACAGTGGTGGTTCTTATAGAAGGCAGAGAAATAACAGTGACTGGAATCACACTACTACATCTTCGTCAGGTTATAGTGCATACAAGAGACCTTATGAACAGCCTTCAGAAAACCAAAGTGAGAGAAAACGTGTAAAATACACTGACTTCCCATATGAGAACAAAGAGAAATTCTCCTATATGG GAGATTATGCAGTTGTTTATACAGATGGCTGCTGCTCAAGTAATGGGCGACGTAAAGCACGTGCTGGAACTGGTGTATATTGGGGACCTGGCCATCCTCT AAATAGTAGTGAGAGACTTCCTGGGCGGCAGACTAATCAGAGAGCTGAAATACAT gctgcTTGCAAAGCAGTAGAACAAGCAAAGAGTCAAAATATTAAGAAACTGGTTATTTATACTGACAGCAAGTTCACCATTAATG GTATGACAAGTTGGGTTCCAAACTGGCAAGCTAATGGTTGGAAAACTAGTACAGGAAAAGAAGTAATAAACAAAGAAGATTTTGAAAGGCTTGCTAAACTTTCAGAAGGCATGGACATCCAATGG GAATCAGTTTCCTGGAGAGATGGTAGCAGTCAGGCTGAACAGCTAGTtgatggggatgctctagctggagttccCATACTGAGCTGGCGGTGTGTGGGATCGCTAACTTGCAGAACCCCTTTCAGCTCTAATTCTAGAGAATGCTAG
- the RNASEH1 gene encoding ribonuclease H1 isoform X3, with product METTREECNEQVHRYQYASFKKFKTEEEAWAFVNGGAPASSYSGTLAGDASHADTTHPDDSSLPVTEDDSGGSYRRQRNNSDWNHTTTSSSGYSAYKRPYEQPSENQSERKRVKYTDFPYENKEKFSYMGDYAVVYTDGCCSSNGRRKARAGTGVYWGPGHPLNSSERLPGRQTNQRAEIHAACKAVEQAKSQNIKKLVIYTDSKFTINGMTSWVPNWQANGWKTSTGKEVINKEDFERLAKLSEGMDIQWMHVPGHAGFTGNEAADQLARQGAGKSSS from the exons ATGGAAACAACAAG GGAGGAATGTAACGAACAAGTTCACAGATACCAGTatgccagttttaaaaaatttaagacGGAAGAGGAGGCTTGGGCCTTTGTAAACGGTGGGGCACCAGCATCATCTTACTCAG GCACATTGGCAGGGGATGCAAGTCATGCAGATACAACGCATCCTGACGATTCATCATTGCCTGTTACAGAAG ATGACAGTGGTGGTTCTTATAGAAGGCAGAGAAATAACAGTGACTGGAATCACACTACTACATCTTCGTCAGGTTATAGTGCATACAAGAGACCTTATGAACAGCCTTCAGAAAACCAAAGTGAGAGAAAACGTGTAAAATACACTGACTTCCCATATGAGAACAAAGAGAAATTCTCCTATATGG GAGATTATGCAGTTGTTTATACAGATGGCTGCTGCTCAAGTAATGGGCGACGTAAAGCACGTGCTGGAACTGGTGTATATTGGGGACCTGGCCATCCTCT AAATAGTAGTGAGAGACTTCCTGGGCGGCAGACTAATCAGAGAGCTGAAATACAT gctgcTTGCAAAGCAGTAGAACAAGCAAAGAGTCAAAATATTAAGAAACTGGTTATTTATACTGACAGCAAGTTCACCATTAATG GTATGACAAGTTGGGTTCCAAACTGGCAAGCTAATGGTTGGAAAACTAGTACAGGAAAAGAAGTAATAAACAAAGAAGATTTTGAAAGGCTTGCTAAACTTTCAGAAGGCATGGACATCCAATGG ATGCATGTTCCAGGTCATGCTGGCTTTACAGGAAATGAAGCAGCTGATCAACTAGCAAGACAAGGAGCTGGAAAGTCTTCATCTTAG
- the RNASEH1 gene encoding ribonuclease H1 isoform X4 produces the protein METTREECNEQVHRYQYASFKKFKTEEEAWAFVNGGAPASSYSDDSGGSYRRQRNNSDWNHTTTSSSGYSAYKRPYEQPSENQSERKRVKYTDFPYENKEKFSYMGDYAVVYTDGCCSSNGRRKARAGTGVYWGPGHPLNSSERLPGRQTNQRAEIHAACKAVEQAKSQNIKKLVIYTDSKFTINGMTSWVPNWQANGWKTSTGKEVINKEDFERLAKLSEGMDIQWESVSWRDGSSQAEQLVDGDALAGVPILSWRCVGSLTCRTPFSSNSREC, from the exons ATGGAAACAACAAG GGAGGAATGTAACGAACAAGTTCACAGATACCAGTatgccagttttaaaaaatttaagacGGAAGAGGAGGCTTGGGCCTTTGTAAACGGTGGGGCACCAGCATCATCTTACTCAG ATGACAGTGGTGGTTCTTATAGAAGGCAGAGAAATAACAGTGACTGGAATCACACTACTACATCTTCGTCAGGTTATAGTGCATACAAGAGACCTTATGAACAGCCTTCAGAAAACCAAAGTGAGAGAAAACGTGTAAAATACACTGACTTCCCATATGAGAACAAAGAGAAATTCTCCTATATGG GAGATTATGCAGTTGTTTATACAGATGGCTGCTGCTCAAGTAATGGGCGACGTAAAGCACGTGCTGGAACTGGTGTATATTGGGGACCTGGCCATCCTCT AAATAGTAGTGAGAGACTTCCTGGGCGGCAGACTAATCAGAGAGCTGAAATACAT gctgcTTGCAAAGCAGTAGAACAAGCAAAGAGTCAAAATATTAAGAAACTGGTTATTTATACTGACAGCAAGTTCACCATTAATG GTATGACAAGTTGGGTTCCAAACTGGCAAGCTAATGGTTGGAAAACTAGTACAGGAAAAGAAGTAATAAACAAAGAAGATTTTGAAAGGCTTGCTAAACTTTCAGAAGGCATGGACATCCAATGG GAATCAGTTTCCTGGAGAGATGGTAGCAGTCAGGCTGAACAGCTAGTtgatggggatgctctagctggagttccCATACTGAGCTGGCGGTGTGTGGGATCGCTAACTTGCAGAACCCCTTTCAGCTCTAATTCTAGAGAATGCTAG
- the RNASEH1 gene encoding ribonuclease H1 isoform X1 produces METTREECNEQVHRYQYASFKKFKTEEEAWAFVNGGAPASSYSGTLAGDASHADTTHPDDSSLPVTEDDSGGSYRRQRNNSDWNHTTTSSSGYSAYKRPYEQPSENQSERKRVKYTDFPYENKEKFSYMGDYAVVYTDGCCSSNGRRKARAGTGVYWGPGHPLNSSERLPGRQTNQRAEIHAACKAVEQAKSQNIKKLVIYTDSKFTINGMTSWVPNWQANGWKTSTGKEVINKEDFERLAKLSEGMDIQWESVSWRDGSSQAEQLVDGDALAGVPILSWRCVGSLTCRTPFSSNSREC; encoded by the exons ATGGAAACAACAAG GGAGGAATGTAACGAACAAGTTCACAGATACCAGTatgccagttttaaaaaatttaagacGGAAGAGGAGGCTTGGGCCTTTGTAAACGGTGGGGCACCAGCATCATCTTACTCAG GCACATTGGCAGGGGATGCAAGTCATGCAGATACAACGCATCCTGACGATTCATCATTGCCTGTTACAGAAG ATGACAGTGGTGGTTCTTATAGAAGGCAGAGAAATAACAGTGACTGGAATCACACTACTACATCTTCGTCAGGTTATAGTGCATACAAGAGACCTTATGAACAGCCTTCAGAAAACCAAAGTGAGAGAAAACGTGTAAAATACACTGACTTCCCATATGAGAACAAAGAGAAATTCTCCTATATGG GAGATTATGCAGTTGTTTATACAGATGGCTGCTGCTCAAGTAATGGGCGACGTAAAGCACGTGCTGGAACTGGTGTATATTGGGGACCTGGCCATCCTCT AAATAGTAGTGAGAGACTTCCTGGGCGGCAGACTAATCAGAGAGCTGAAATACAT gctgcTTGCAAAGCAGTAGAACAAGCAAAGAGTCAAAATATTAAGAAACTGGTTATTTATACTGACAGCAAGTTCACCATTAATG GTATGACAAGTTGGGTTCCAAACTGGCAAGCTAATGGTTGGAAAACTAGTACAGGAAAAGAAGTAATAAACAAAGAAGATTTTGAAAGGCTTGCTAAACTTTCAGAAGGCATGGACATCCAATGG GAATCAGTTTCCTGGAGAGATGGTAGCAGTCAGGCTGAACAGCTAGTtgatggggatgctctagctggagttccCATACTGAGCTGGCGGTGTGTGGGATCGCTAACTTGCAGAACCCCTTTCAGCTCTAATTCTAGAGAATGCTAG